A section of the Zygosaccharomyces rouxii strain CBS732 chromosome B complete sequence genome encodes:
- the CFF1 gene encoding Cff1p (highly similar to uniprot|Q03629 Saccharomyces cerevisiae YML079W Uncharacterized protein with structural resemblance to plant storage and ligand binding proteins (canavalin glycinin auxin binding protein) and also to some plant and bacterial enzymes (epimerase germin)) yields the protein MSEFYSPTIDEAPDAEIDPPSFVKFPASAPPTSLRNVIDELQLIEHGEGGFFKETDRSPFTMAVAESDDHVPMNSQAVGPNISVTSEMGTVTRRHYSTLIYYLLTPSSPIGRMHKNKNRIIHILQKGKGQYVLIYPDGRVKSFKVGFNHSQGEVSHWVVPGGVYKASFVQPNEEFSNGLLISEVVVPGFEYIDHNFMSGLEELQKLVGEDRAEQLKFLI from the coding sequence ATGTCTGAATTCTATTCTCCTACGATTGATGAAGCACCAGATGCTGAGATAGATCCGCCATCTTTTGTCAAATTTCCAGCTTCTGCACCTCCAACGTCATTGAGAAATGTTATCGATGAGCTGCAATTAATTGAACATGGGGAAGGGggattctttaaagaaactGATCGATCTCCCTTTACAATGGCAGTAGCAGAATCAGATGATCATGTCCCTATGAATTCCCAGGCTGTAGGTCCCAACATTTCCGTCACTTCAGAAATGGGGACAGTTACAAGGCGTCACTATTCTACTCTAATATATTACCTTTTGACACCATCCTCCCCCATTGGTAGAATGCATAAAAACAAGAACCGTATTATACACATTTTACAGAAGGGAAAGGGCCAATACGTGCTAATCTACCCTGATGGTAGAgtaaaatctttcaaagttgGCTTTAACCACTCTCAGGGCGAGGTATCCCATTGGGTAGTACCAGGAGGAGTATACAAGGCTAGTTTTGTGCAACCTAACGAGGAATTCTCTAACGGACTACTCATTAGTGAAGTCGTGGTTCCAGGATTTGAGTATATAGACCATAACTTCATGTCTGGCCTCGAAgaacttcaaaaattggtggGAGAAGATAGAGCAGAACAATTAAAGTTTTTAATTTGA
- the DUS1 gene encoding tRNA dihydrouridine synthase (similar to uniprot|P53759 Saccharomyces cerevisiae YML080W DUS1 Dihydrouridine synthase member of a widespread family of conserved proteins including Smm1p Dus3p and Dus4p modifies pre-tRNA(Phe) at U17) encodes MNDSKKLKGRELFEKMGKPTKIVAPMVDQSELAWRILSRKYGATLAYTPMFHAKLFATSPKYRKDMWCEMDGDSKIDRPLVVQFCANDPEYLLQAARLVQDKCDAVDLNLGCPQGIAKKGHYGSFLMEEWDLVHKLIRNLHENLDVPVTAKIRIFPEKEKSLQYARTVLDAGAQFLTVHGRLREQKGQQSGLADWETIKYLRDNLPPDTVFFSNGNLLYPNDISRCMDQINCDAVMSAEGNLYNPGIFNAEDSQDKEKVFPRVDVICREYFEIVKSYEFSHASRTAMKSHLFKILRPFLPNHTDIRSSLALLNAKSSLDDYENAVVIPVENVVKSIFEEKDIDEKDKVVKGDIELWGGSYYTVPYWRCQPYFRPVNGVTADKRVVESLKRKAEVPLQSVREKEVKV; translated from the coding sequence ATGAACGACTcgaagaagttgaaaggAAGAGAACTGTTCGAGAAAATGGGTAAGCCTACAAAGATTGTAGCCCCTATGGTTGATCAATCAGAATTAGCATGGAGAATTTTATCGAGAAAGTATGGAGCTACTTTAGCATATACACCTATGTTCCACGCAAAGCTTTTTGCAACTTCTCCCAAGTATAGAAAAGATATGTGGTGCGAAATGGATGGAGATTCCAAGATTGATAGACCATTAGTGGTGCAGTTTTGTGCAAATGATCCCGAATATTTACTACAAGCTGCTAGGTTAGTACAAGATAAATGCGATGCAGtagatttaaatttagGTTGTCCTCAAGGAATAGCGAAAAAAGGCCATTATGGATCGTTTCTCATGGAAGAGTGGGATTTGGTACACAAATTGATTAGAAATTTAcatgaaaatttggatgTGCCGGTGACTGCCAAGATTCGTATCTTCCcagagaaggaaaaatcTCTGCAATATGCAAGAACTGTTTTAGATGCAGGCGCTCAGTTTTTGACCGTACATGGACGTCTTAGAGAGCAGAAGGGTCAACAATCAGGATTAGCAGATTGGGAGACCATCAAATATTTAAGAGACAATTTACCTCCAGACAcggttttcttttccaacGGTAATCTTCTTTATCCAAATGACATCTCTAGATGTATGGATCAAATAAATTGTGATGCAGTGATGAGTGCAGAGGGAAATTTGTACAATCCGGGAATATTCAATGCAGAGGATTCTCAGGATAAGGAAAAGGTCTTTCCCAGGGTCGATGTGATCTGTAGagaatattttgaaattgtcaAATCTTATGAATTTTCTCATGCATCAAGGACAGCAATGAAATCACATCTATTCAAAATTCTACGACCTTTTCTACCCAATCATACAGATATCAGATCATCACTAGCGTTACTAAATGCCAAGAGTTCCCTTGATGATTACGAGAATGCAGTGGTTATTCCTGTGGAAAATGTGGTGAAGTCTATAttcgaagaaaaagatattGACGAAAAGGACAAAGTGGTTAAAGGTGATATCGAATTATGGGGAGGATCCTATTATACGGTACCCTACTGGAGGTGTCAACCGTATTTCAGGCCTGTTAATGGAGTCACTGCGGACAAGAGAGTAGTGGAATCCTTGAAACGCAAGGCAGAGGTCCCCCTGCAGAGCGTTCGTGAAAAGGAGGTTAAAGTATGA
- the VPS70 gene encoding putative zinc metalloprotease (similar to uniprot|P47161 Saccharomyces cerevisiae YJR126C VPS70) yields MSGNAGDDNMESSVHLAVPIPFGGEEQPLLMDGRSAGGVSRHRSNTISSIMSGYEVVKEYFDKKKFVYLLLASLTVYCAFLAAFAPRTSLVRDIRRINSSKITEAEVYRIFLDTMHEHNGAQDHLRNYTHQGHNIGDQNSLEYTVNQFKQMGFEPKLEKYYPWINKPVHTGVTLYRKEEIAFEATMMEDCVQDDPTSCSKDRIQGYHAYSSNGEVRAQYVFCNYGTLPDYLKLLDAGIDIEDKIHIIRIGPISQGLQVRNAELYGASGVITYTDPHDDGTVTAKHGFLTYPEGPARNPSSIKRGSVAFLTDFNGDPTTPGYPSKYPAMERLSPAGKIPTIPSVPMSAKEVAPLLRELNGYGVQIGNAGDVEGFDYSTGPSPDGVEILLQNEQDYQTVEITNVVVEIPGIFQEYDIIIGNHRDSWGVGGAGVSNSGSAILLETARGFSQLLKRGWKPFKPIKLISWDGGSPGMLGSAEHAEEHAQIIKKHSLAYLSLDSAISGTQFHCEMNPLLYEIIRKAAKYTSFKMEDWTLFDEWRSISNLTGEDLSVETDLAPFQYHLGIPSSSCRFQNNGSGDPILASNSNYDTFTWMETQLDPDYKMHNTLAVLTGLTTLMLSEKELISFRTQPYFAKIQTHFGKYHKRLISIFPYDRQLLRLAKTVSDLLQSLETSESQLFDDENALLNSQLIQDYPGWLFYKKISLYIRLLRANSKLKQLDQLFLTKRGLEDRPWMKHSLFAPDTQLGLQETILPSINDALQDYDREKAIEWLVMLLNQFHNVKSLME; encoded by the coding sequence ATGAGTGGGAAtgctggtgatgataatatGGAGAGCAGTGTGCATTTAGCAGTACCGATTCcctttggtggtgaagagCAGCCGTTGTTAATGGATGGTCGTTCTGCTGGAGGAGTCTCGAGACACAGGAGTAATACAATCTCGAGTATTATGAGTGGATATGAGGTAGTTAAGGAATACTTCgataagaaaaaatttgTTTATTTGCTGTTAGCCAGTCTAACGGTCTATTGTGCCTTTTTAGCGGCGTTTGCACCAAGAACTTCTTTGGTTAGAGACATTAGACgaatcaattcttctaaGATCACTGAAGCTGAAGTTTATCGAATCTTTTTAGATACAATGCATGAGCACAATGGTGCTCAAGATCATCTGAGGAACTATACACATCAAGGACACAACATAGGAGATCAAAATTCGTTGGAATATACGGTGAATCAGTTTAAACAGATGGGGTTTGAACCAAAACTTGAAAAATACTATCCATGGATTAACAAACCTGTGCACACCGGTGTGACTCTCTACaggaaagaagaaattgcattTGAAGCTACCATGATGGAAGATTGTGTTCAGGATGACCCAACTAGTTGTAGTAAAGACCGAATCCAAGGATACCATGCGTACTCCTCCAACGGCGAAGTTAGAGCTCAATATGTCTTTTGCAACTATGGAACTTTACCTGATTATCTCAAACTTCTTGACGCAGGAATAGATATTGAAGATAAAATCCATATAATACGGATTGGACCCATTTCTCAGGGATTACAAGTAAGAAATGCAGAGCTATATGGTGCATCAGGTGTTATCACTTATACCGATCCTCATGATGATGGTACAGTCACAGCTAAACATGGATTTTTAACGTATCCTGAGGGACCCGCCAGAAATCCTAGTAGCATTAAGCGCGGCTCAGTAGCATTCCTTACAGATTTTAACGGTGATCCAACGACCCCAGGTTATCCATCCAAATACCCTGCGATGGAAAGGTTGTCTCCAGCTGGCAAGATTCCTACCATTCCCTCAGTACCTATGAGCGCTAAAGAGGTTGCCCCCCTTTTGCGTGAGTTGAATGGATATGGTGTGCAAATAGGTAACGCTGGTGATGTCGAAGGATTCGATTATTCAACTGGACCCTCGCCTGATGGGGTTGAAATCCTTTTGCAAAACGAACAAGATTATCAAACCGTGGAGATTACCAACGTTGTAGTGGAAATTCCCGgtattttccaagaataCGATATAATCATTGGCAATCACAGAGATTCTTGGGGAGTTGGCGGCGCAGGCGTATCCAACTCAGGCAGTGCCATTTTGTTAGAGACAGCTAGAGGTTTCAGTCAGCTTTTAAAACGTGGTTGGAAACCCTTCAAACCGATAAAGTTGATCAGCTGGGATGGTGGCTCACCAGGAATGCTAGGGTCCGCAGAACACGCTGAAGAACACGCTCAAATTATTAAAAAACACTCACTAGCGTATTTGAGTTTGGATTCAGCCATTAGTGGTACTCAGTTTCACTGTGAGATGAATCCCTTATTATACGAGATCATTCGGAAGGCCGCCAAGTACACAAGCTTCAAAATGGAAGATTGGACCCTCTTCGATGAATGGAGGTCTATATCAAATCTCACAGGCGAAGATTTATCGGTGGAGACAGATTTAGCGCCCTTCCAGTATCATCTAGGTATaccatcatcttcatgCCGATTTCAAAACAACGGTTCAGGCGACCCCATACTAGcttcaaattctaattATGATACTTTTACGTGGATGGAAACTCAGCTGGATCCAGATTACAAAATGCATAACACTTTGGCGGTACTCACAGGCCTCACCACCCTAATGCTGAGTGAGAAGGAATTAATCTCCTTCAGGACGCAGCCGTATTTTGCCAAGATACAAACTCATTTCGGAAAATACCATAAGCGATtaatatcaatttttccctATGACAGACAACTGCTTCGCTTGGCTAAGACAGTCTCTGATCTTTTACAATCTCTAGAAACTAGTGAATCTCAACTATTTGACGATGAAAACGCACTTTTGAATAGCCAGTTGATACAGGATTATCCCGGGTGGCTTTTCTACAAAAAAATTTCGCTATATATTCGTCTGTTAAGGGCAAATAGCaaattgaaacaattgGATCAGTTATTCCTCACAAAACGAGGTCTCGAAGATCGCCCCTGGATGAAGCATTCGCTTTTCGCTCCCGATACACAACTAGGACTTCAAGAAACTATCTTACCTTCCATAAATGATGCACTACAGGATTATGACCGTGAGAAAGCCATAGAATGGCTGGTTATGCTGctcaatcaatttcataACGTCAAGTCTCTGATGGAATGA
- the MIC26 gene encoding Mic26p (similar to uniprot|P50087 Saccharomyces cerevisiae YGR235C Hypothetical ORF) has protein sequence MVGAIDFYRDVDFVKEAVIPPQDGMVFSSDAKEAHEDSKLVALLGDNKLVHGISVRYPDYLAQFFQRIRLNLAGSIDRTSQCLQSKSSQYYKHEKNITSTIANLHSDPREELLPGFAYIVVGAMSGSVLTRSRNIFARFTAPLILGSACFYYALPTTFKNTARLVHELESSAFPNAVAKQDFVYQETKRAVCKTVAYGSSGINSIEEISKCTRHYVKEWTGLSVE, from the coding sequence ATGGTTGGTGCTATAGATTTTTATCGTGACGTTGACTTTGTCAAGGAAGCCGTTATTCCCCCACAGGATGGTATGGTGTTTTCTTCCGATGCTAAAGAAGCCCATGAGGATTCTAAACTGGTGGCCCTTTTAGGCGATAACAAACTGGTCCATGGCATTTCCGTGCGTTATCCCGATTATCTGgctcaatttttccaaaggatTAGGCTAAATTTGGCTGGTTCCATCGATAGAACATCCCAATGCTTGCAATCAAAGAGTAGCCAATATTACAAGCACGAGAAAAATATTACTAGTACTATAGCAAACCTTCACTCTGATCCTAGAGAAGAATTACTACCAGGGTTTGCCTACATTGTTGTTGGTGCCATGTCAGGCTCAGTTTTGACTAGAAGCAGAAACATTTTTGCAAGATTTACTGCACCGCTAATTCTGGGCTCTGCATGCTTCTACTACGCCCTACCAACCACATTTAAGAACACTGCCCGTCTGGTACACGAACTAGAATCATCTGCTTTCCCCAATGCAGTTGCAAAACAGGATTTTGTCTATCAAGAGACCAAGCGTGCTGTCTGTAAGACCGTCGCTTACGGTTCAAGCGGCATCAATTCAATCGAAGAGATCTCCAAATGTACGCGACACTACGTTAAAGAATGGACCGGTTTGAGTGTGGAGTAG
- the TDA9 gene encoding Tda9p (similar to uniprot|Q04545 Saccharomyces cerevisiae YML081W Hypothetical ORF) translates to MLPNRADNEKEGGFDNGMTVSTTMDTIFQDSGNVPDVSPSSVAVASSSEDQNSPSLMLPIPKKSRTIKTDKPRPFLCSICTRGFVRQEHLKRHQRSHTNEKPFLCVFCGRCFARRDLVLRHQHKLHAALVSKTLEEDVMMDFSEAGDNNSTNINGNNEPMDKNIIKVTGNKESILPTPSNPMAKTTAQLKKAAKQAAMNTSASASSTSSSSSSTTKEATREQAPPKRRKRHASFSASSAFSYVNDSSSSQVANREMEPQEGPHQVGFSTPQLTAQQLMEKAVESGVVDVGLLGLPPDFNLDDDSHTSPLTNFLTLGSGGGTGGFARLDTGSDSNLMPFQPQDLLHNPQEHQELQDQEHQEHQEPQQHQQQHEFFQDSQQWLPDFISSAQLEPNFKVNLEHINDVGFADAPSTASVTPHSNLYNLSIQPQNLPESVIASQSPNLSPRSNQSPASNNTHNSMSLGPSVSALFKWRQKDLFDESYSLFSSPKKPTSSSPSPEIRDTLSQYKKFSRLSSFTEEYRSKIIADNNLTSNLFPTVDELNSYLNLYQYEFHRYFPFVHLHSLVPTMDNYPLLLSVSMIGALYAFHSSHGMLLSNISWRCVKTYLENTRSNYESTPLWLIQSMVLLTFLGIFSNDSSVTKSMKSRIMTMINLVKITKLNLPLENFENPPIESDHVYDYQDNPEILSQIRAQYSNPEQNRKNYEYFIKAQARIRTCHTILLISNLFTSLVGLDCSLHSINLKCGVPCYYDNLYLCENVTDWSEHLKKYRLVLDSKFSLIHLANGCEDYGHCLMYISTGSQYYFENSKVSFKTLLSMLISIHEKIYMERSQLSDEDDLQMIEVKWRMSSRPVIESMLKYWEALYIKNGGILTRNRDNIPTINESPSMRLIIPLHLFANIRKCINICPVMNKAWIKDWKGMNEVVDSLCYDMESLREATNYALDIVDFWADTVSVMKNAERTALRTPIFSITCMFSSILIVSEYMKRVEAWAQEFDLSNLHSPIINASDRLLWLKSEKILKKIEQHLLPTGYNLQSYSEFLRVQAKGALDVEVLDNELAQRAVRPDTPMAETAAVITRARLSTRSLYLGVRILGDAPIWPIALLFAHVLQARAIYNEDRKT, encoded by the coding sequence ATGCTGCCAAACAGAGCCGATAACGAGAAGGAAGGAGGATTCGACAACGGTATGACCGTATCGACCACCATGGATACTATATTTCAGGATTCCGGAAACGTGCCGGATGTTTCTCCATCATCAGTAGCGGTAGCGTCTTCTTCAGAGGACCaaaattcaccatctttGATGTTACCGATCCCTAAGAAGTCTAGAACAATAAAGACTGATAAGCCAAGGCCATTTTTATGTTCGATATGTACAAGAGGGTTTGTCAGACAAGAACATCTGAAAAGGCATCAGAGGTCGCATACAAATGAAAAACCGTTTCTATGTGTTTTCTGCGGTAGATGTTTTGCAAGAAGAGATTTAGTTCTACGACATCAACACAAGTTACATGCAGCTCTAGTTTCAAAGACCttagaagaagatgttaTGATGGATTTTTCGGAGGCCGGAGATAATAATAGTACGAACATTAACGGCAATAATGAGCCTATGGATAAGAACATCATTAAGGTTACTGGCAATAAAGAATCAATTTTACCCACACCGAGCAATCCAATGGCGAAGACAACCGCCCAGTTAAAGAAAGCTGCTAAGCAAGCAGCTATGAACAcatcagcatcagcatcatcaacatcatcgtcatcatcatcaaccaCAAAGGAAGCAACAAGAGAACAAGCACCACCAAAGAGGCGTAAACGCCATGCGTCATTTTCAGCTTCGAGTGCATTTTCTTACGTTAACgactcatcttcatcacaaGTAGCCAATAGGGAGATGGAACCCCAGGAGGGACCCCATCAAGTTGGATTTTCTACACCTCAACTAACGGCTCAACAATTAATGGAAAAAGCTGTGGAATCAGGAGTTGTTGACGTAGGGTTATTGGGGTTACCGCCTGATTTTAATCTAGATGATGATTCACACACTTCACCATTGACCAATTTCCTCACATTGGGATCTGGCGGTGGTACTGGTGGGTTCGCACGTTTGGATACAGGTAGTGATTCAAACTTAATGCCATTTCAACCACAAGATCTTTTACACAATCCTCAAGAACACCAAGAACTGCAAGACCAAGAGCACCAGGAACACCAAGAACCACAGCAACACCAACAGCAACATGAATTCTTTCAAGATAGTCAGCAATGGTTACCCGATTTCATTTCAAGTGCTCAATTAGAacccaatttcaaagttaATTTGGAACATATAAACGATGTTGGATTCGCAGATGCTCCATCAACCGCAAGCGTGACACCACATTCTAATCTTTATAATCTATCGATACAACCTCAAAACTTACCTGAAAGCGTTATAGCCTCACAGAGTCCTAATTTAAGTCCCAGGAGTAATCAGAGTCCTGCAAGTAATAACACTCATAACAGTATGTCATTAGGACCTTCAGTTTCAGcacttttcaaatggaGACAAAAGGATTTATTCGATGAATCTtattcattattttcatctcCAAAGAAACCAACATCGTCGTCTCCATCGCCAGAGATTAGAGATACCTTATCTCAATATAAGAAATTTTCCAGATTGTCTTCATTTACTGAGGAATATCGTTCTAAAATCATCGCTGATAATAATTTAACTTCAAACCTTTTCCCCACGGTTGATGAACTGAACTCTTATTTGAATCTGTACCAATATGAGTTCCATCGTTATTTCCCCTTTGTTCACTTGCATTCTTTGGTGCCCACAATGGATAACTACCCATTATTACTATCGGTTAGTATGATTGGTGCATTATATGCGTTCCATTCTTCTCATGGTATGTTGCTTTCAAACATATCATGGAGATGTGTAAAGActtatttggaaaatacaAGAAGTAATTACGAATCGACACCACTGTGGTTAATTCAATCTATGGTTTTACTGACATTTTTGGGAATTTTCAGTAATGACTCAAGTGTTACTAAAAGTATGAAATCACGTATAATGACGATGATCaatttggttaaaattactaaattgaatttaccgctagaaaattttgaaaacccTCCAATTGAAAGTGACCACGTCTATGATTATCAGGATAATCCAGAAATTTTATCACAGATTAGAGCTCAATACAGCAATCCGGAACAAAATCGTAAGAATTATGAATATTTTATCAAAGCGCAGGCGCGTATAAGAACATGTCATACCATTCTTTTAATCTCTAATCTGTTTACCTCTTTGGTGGGTCTCGATTGTAGTTTACACTcgatcaatttgaaatgtGGGGTACCCTGTTATTACGACAATTTGTACCTTTGTGAAAATGTGACTGATTGGTCtgaacatttgaaaaaatatcgATTAGTATTAGATTCTAAATTTTCCCTCATCCATTTGGCCAACGGTTGCGAAGATTATGGACATTGTTTAATGTACATTTCCACGGGCAGTCAAtattattttgaaaactCCAAggtttctttcaaaactttaCTATCAATGTTGATTTCCATTCATGAAAAGATTTATATGGAAAGATCACAATTgagtgatgaagatgatctGCAAATGATTGAAGTGAAATGGAGAATGAGTTCAAGGCCAGTTATCGAATCCATGTTAAAATATTGGGAAGCGCTTTACATCAAAAATGGCGGCATACTAACAAGAAATAGAGATAATATTCCAACCATTAACGAAAGTCCTTCAATGAGACTAATCATTCCCCTACATTTATTTGCCAACATTCGGAAATGTATTAATATTTGTCCCGTTATGAATAAGGCGTGGATCAAAGATTGGAAAGGTATGAATGAAGTAGTGGACAGTTTATGTTACGATATGGAGTCTCTTAGAGAAGCTACAAACTACGCCTTGGACATTGTAGATTTTTGGGCAGATACAGTATCTGTGATGAAAAATGCTGAAAGAACAGCTTTGCGTACACCTATTTTCTCCATTACATGTATGTTTTCCTCGATTTTGATAGTATCAGAGTACATGAAGCGTGTGGAAGCATGGGCTCAAGAGTTTGATCtatcaaatcttcattcGCCAATAATAAATGCCTCTGATAGACTCTTATGGTTGAAGTCCGAGAAGATCCTTAAGAAGATTGAACAACATTTATTACCCACCGGTTACAATTTACAATCCTATTCAGAATTTCTCCGGGTGCAAGCCAAAGGTGCATTAGATGTGGAAGTATTAGATAACGAATTGGCTCAGAGAGCAGTACGACCAGATACTCCAATGGCCGAAACAGCTGCAGTAATTACAAGAGCAAGATTGTCGACCCGTTCTCTCTATTTAGGAGTTAGAATCTTGGGAGATGCCCCCATTTGGCCCATCGCACTACTATTTGCACACGTTTTACAAGCTAGAGCCATCTACAACGAGGACAGGAAAACCTAA
- the EFM3 gene encoding protein-lysine N-methyltransferase (weakly similar to uniprot|P47163 Saccharomyces cerevisiae YJR129C Putative S-adenosylmethionine-dependent methyltransferase of the seven beta-strand family) → MDLCDLVERRCPPRKIPQYLSTPISLSVEEIGPLINEIPNSYSKRLVKILVQLWENGKLEDENEEQTLADWLYNKTIELLPYDDKQPQQDIITYAIKPGIRPKIPETPRLISHGTTGHRTWEASLYLCQYLFRQDWLPQVNEVLEIGAGTGLVSTALALAGHQVTSTDGDPMVVEQLRKTFNLNEVNIEAQVLEWGLQKPPKSDLVVAADVTYDTAVIPSLGNCLRECKTTALVACTIRNSETITFFQEYCYSIGLKATEVASTDDNDKELSCMENLTFEPLVCPIRIYRVSTQDDIK, encoded by the coding sequence ATGGATCTGTGCGACCTTGTAGAACGTCGATGCCCGCCTAGGAAGATTCCTCAATATCTCTCCACACCTATCTCACTCAGCGTGGAAGAAATAGGACCACTAATAAATGAAATACCTAACTCTTACTCAAAACGGCTTGTTAAAATCTTGGTGCAGCTCTGGGAAAATGGTAAACTGGAAGATGAAAACGAAGAACAAACGCTAGCAGATTGGCTCTACAACAAGACCATCGAGCTGCTGCCTTATGACGATAAACAGCCTCAACAAGACATTATTACATATGCTATCAAGCCGGGTATACGCCCAAAGATACCGGAAACCCCTCGGTTAATTTCACACGGTACAACCGGCCATAGAACATGGGAAGCATCACTATATCTCTGCCAGTATCTCTTCAGACAAGACTGGCTACCGCAAGTGAATGAAGTACTTGAGATAGGTGCCGGTACTGGTCTAGTGTCAACTGCTCTTGCCCTAGCAGGTCACCAAGTTACGTCCACTGATGGTGATCCTATGGTTGTCGAACAGTTACGCAAGACTTTCAACTTAAACGAGGTAAATATCGAGGCGCAAGTTTTGGAATGGGGTCTGCAAAAACCACCGAAGTCTGATCTCGTCGTAGCAGCTGATGTTACTTACGATACGGCTGTTATACCATCTCTTGGTAATTGTCTCCGAGAATGCAAAACTACTGCTTTAGTGGCGTGTACAATTAGAAATTCAGAGACAATAacatttttccaagaatatTGCTACTCGATCGGGCTTAAAGCCACCGAAGTTGCCTCCACTGATGAcaatgataaagaattatcTTGCATGGAAAACCTTACTTTCGAGCCCCTCGTATGTCCTATAAGAATATATCGCGTGAGTACACAGGATGATATAAaataa
- the DAL2 gene encoding allantoicase (similar to uniprot|P25335 Saccharomyces cerevisiae YIR029W DAL2 Allantoicase), giving the protein MSIDSKTFYQRVVSDWLCVDVVGAKLGGKVLSCSDEWFAAAENLISPGEPIRDKTRFTYAGAWYDGWETRRHNEEPYDWVIMRLGPVAARIAGCEVDTAFFDGNHAPAISVDAIYSDSDDLDENDKKWQEVIGKNECGPSTKQFFINDKLTSDRFTHVKLKMYPDGGIARLRLFGRVEPPLKLESTTDLASSLNGGVAIDRSDQHFGSADNLLLPGRGKDMSDGWETKRSRVKGHTDWVVVQLGKQSRRIDKIVVDTAHFRGNFPQFVKVEGTGPSGSLELVPLTKTGPDKEHKFDIGKDYQIDTVKLTLVPDGGVKRLRVFGL; this is encoded by the coding sequence AtgtcaattgattcaaaaacATTCTACCAACGTGTCGTCAGCGACTGGCTCTGTGTCGACGTCGTAGGTGCCAAACTAGGTGGTAAAGTACTCAGCTGCTCTGATGAATGGTTCGCTGCTGCagaaaatttaatttcCCCAGGCGAACCAATTCGTGACAAGACTAGATTTACTTATGCAGGTGCCTGGTATGACGGCTGGGAAACACGCAGACACAATGAAGAACCATATGATTGGGTCATAATGAGACTGGGTCCCGTTGCTGCCCGCATAGCGGGATGTGAAGTAGATACCGCTTTCTTCGATGGTAACCATGCACCGGCAATCTCGGTGGATGCGATATACAGCGATTCAGACGATTTGGACGAAAACGACAAAAAATGGCAAGAAGTTATAGGCAAGAATGAGTGTGGTCCATCCACAAAGCAGTTCTTTATCAACGACAAGTTGACCTCAGATAGATTTACCCATGTTAAATTAAAGATGTACCCAGACGGCGGTATTGCGAGACTCCGCCTATTTGGTAGAGTTGAACCAccattgaaattggaaagtacCACTGACCTGGCATCGTCGCTAAACGGCGGTGTGGCTATCGATAGATCTGATCAACATTTCGGATCCGCTGATAACTTGCTTTTACCCGGACGTGGGAAGGACATGTCAGATGGTTGGGAAACCAAGAGATCAAGAGTCAAGGGCCATACCGATTGGGTAGTTGTACAGTTGGGCAAGCAATCACGTAGAATTGATAAGATTGTGGTCGACACAGCTCACTTTAGAGGGAATTTCCCGCAATTCGTTAAGGTAGAGGGAACCGGGCCCTCTGGTTCTTTGGAATTAGTCCCATTGACGAAGACGGGACCCGATAAAGAACACAAGTTTGATATTGGGAAGGATTATCAAATCGACACTGTCAAGTTAACCCTCGTTCCAGACGGAGGTGTGAAAAGATTGAGGGTATTTGGATTGTAA